In Hwangdonia lutea, a single window of DNA contains:
- a CDS encoding LolA family protein — MKRIFSILLITLSISAFSQNKGKALLQEVSAKVKSYDNISIDFKYILENTSENIKQETRGDVVMQGEKYRLNILGITRLFDGKTTYSISPEDEEVTISSDNTDDEDNITPSKMLSFYEDGYTYKMDIEQNIKGRKVQYVKLTPIDSNSEIKHILLGVDKQTKHIYNLIQIGKNGTKTTLTVNSFKTNEPLSKSLFTFDANKYKDYYINKLD, encoded by the coding sequence ATGAAAAGAATTTTTAGCATATTATTAATCACACTTTCAATAAGTGCCTTCTCCCAAAACAAAGGTAAAGCCTTATTACAGGAGGTTTCAGCTAAAGTAAAAAGCTACGATAATATTTCAATAGATTTCAAATATATCCTTGAAAACACGTCAGAGAACATCAAACAAGAAACCCGTGGCGATGTGGTGATGCAAGGTGAAAAATACCGATTGAACATTTTAGGAATCACCCGCCTTTTCGACGGAAAAACAACGTACAGCATTAGTCCGGAAGATGAAGAAGTGACTATTTCATCTGATAATACCGACGACGAAGACAACATCACACCCAGTAAAATGCTCTCGTTTTACGAAGATGGGTATACTTACAAAATGGATATTGAGCAAAATATTAAAGGCCGAAAAGTACAGTATGTTAAGTTAACACCAATTGATTCAAACTCTGAAATAAAACACATTCTTTTGGGTGTCGATAAGCAAACCAAGCATATTTATAATTTGATCCAAATCGGTAAAAACGGGACTAAAACAACACTTACTGTTAATTCTTTTAAAACAAACGAACCTTTATCAAAAAGCTTATTTACCTTTGATGCCAATAAATACAAAGATTATTACATCAATAAATTAGATTAG
- a CDS encoding LptF/LptG family permease, with translation MKILDRYILTTYLKTFLSVFVILLLIFVLQTIWLYIKELAGKDLDMIVVFKFLAYFMPKLIPLVIPLTILLSSIMVFGSFAENYEFAAMKSTGISLQRAMSGLSIFIVALGFTTFMFSNNVIPWAEYNSLNLRKNIAKLKPAMLLAAGQFNEVGDYNIKFASKSGDKGQYLNDVVIHIKGADKRTNAQMIKSISGELIGKETSNVLKLILTDGNYYNDIYRKNPKERKKQPFAKSTFEKYTINIDLSQINDNVDIDDKSYSDKYNMLNLSELNYTIDSLTEKRNKTHETLSKSLYQRTNITRLKNTSTTNKSKVKQKNDSVYSGEILDLFETKNKSQLLDLALRNTNSTKQIIESKQVEQKLAKSNYNKHIVSFHEKLALGFACIILFFVGAPLGALIRKGGIGLPMVIAIVLFLTYHFIGIFATNSAKSGDFNPILASWFSTLVMFPLGLFLTKRATEDKGLFEMDNIIEPLKKVFKIKPKGSINYKFLSKYSNEELINVVKHYETLGHSENTRYEAIKTLNARHVDVDELRKQGVSIHKTFDASKTMFNNYKAHSKFAIILYSIGVILLVLFFVFKNNKMPSLQSASIQLSAVALFLFIIYYSKSILNLNRFYYLINKKVKMPHIILLIIGVPLYMLVYPFLNVKINEDLKQNCLDSLK, from the coding sequence GTGAAAATTCTTGACCGTTACATACTAACCACATATCTTAAAACTTTTCTCAGCGTATTTGTAATTTTATTGCTGATTTTTGTTTTACAAACCATTTGGCTCTATATAAAAGAACTTGCCGGCAAAGATTTGGACATGATTGTAGTGTTTAAGTTTCTGGCGTATTTTATGCCCAAGCTTATTCCGCTAGTCATCCCACTTACCATACTTTTATCGTCCATTATGGTATTTGGTAGTTTTGCCGAAAATTATGAGTTTGCCGCCATGAAATCGACCGGGATTTCCCTGCAACGCGCCATGTCGGGACTCAGCATTTTTATTGTGGCTTTAGGCTTTACAACCTTTATGTTTTCCAATAATGTGATTCCTTGGGCAGAATACAACTCACTCAATCTGCGTAAAAACATTGCCAAACTTAAGCCCGCAATGCTTTTAGCCGCAGGACAATTTAACGAGGTTGGAGATTACAATATAAAATTTGCGAGCAAAAGTGGTGATAAAGGACAATACCTTAACGATGTTGTTATTCATATAAAAGGTGCCGATAAACGCACCAATGCACAAATGATAAAATCAATTTCGGGAGAGTTAATAGGTAAAGAAACCTCGAATGTTTTAAAGCTGATTTTAACCGACGGCAATTACTATAACGACATTTATCGAAAAAATCCGAAAGAAAGAAAAAAACAACCTTTTGCTAAAAGCACCTTTGAAAAATACACCATTAATATTGATTTATCGCAAATAAATGACAATGTTGATATTGATGATAAATCGTATTCAGACAAATACAACATGCTTAATTTAAGCGAATTAAACTACACTATTGATTCGCTGACAGAGAAACGAAACAAAACACACGAAACACTTTCTAAAAGCCTGTACCAGCGCACAAACATTACCCGATTAAAAAACACAAGTACCACCAATAAATCTAAAGTAAAACAAAAAAACGATTCTGTTTATAGCGGGGAAATATTGGATTTATTTGAAACAAAAAACAAATCACAACTTCTCGATTTAGCTTTAAGGAACACGAACAGTACCAAACAGATTATTGAATCGAAGCAGGTTGAACAAAAACTAGCAAAAAGTAATTACAACAAGCATATTGTCTCCTTTCACGAAAAACTGGCGCTTGGGTTTGCCTGCATTATCTTGTTTTTTGTTGGTGCGCCACTTGGTGCTTTAATTCGCAAAGGTGGTATTGGCTTGCCTATGGTTATTGCCATCGTCCTATTTTTAACCTATCATTTTATAGGAATTTTTGCAACAAATAGTGCAAAAAGCGGTGATTTTAACCCAATACTAGCCAGTTGGTTTTCCACACTCGTTATGTTTCCGTTGGGTCTGTTTTTAACCAAAAGAGCGACCGAAGATAAAGGCTTGTTTGAAATGGACAATATTATTGAGCCATTGAAAAAAGTGTTCAAAATCAAACCCAAAGGCAGTATTAACTACAAGTTTCTTTCTAAATATTCAAACGAAGAATTAATTAACGTGGTGAAGCATTACGAAACCCTTGGGCATAGTGAAAACACACGTTACGAAGCCATTAAAACCCTAAATGCAAGACATGTTGATGTTGATGAATTAAGAAAACAAGGCGTATCAATCCATAAAACTTTTGACGCCTCAAAAACCATGTTCAACAATTACAAAGCGCACTCAAAATTCGCTATCATTTTATACAGTATTGGCGTTATTTTATTGGTATTGTTCTTTGTTTTTAAAAACAATAAAATGCCCTCTTTACAGTCGGCATCTATTCAACTTAGTGCAGTTGCTTTGTTTCTGTTCATCATTTATTATTCAAAATCCATTCTCAATTTAAACCGTTTTTATTACCTTATCAATAAAAAAGTAAAGATGCCTCATATTATCCTTTTAATAATTGGCGTGCCTTTATATATGCTGGTTTATCCTTTTTTAAATGTAAAAATTAACGAGGACTTAAAACAAAATTGTTTAGATAGTCTAAAATAA
- the ribB gene encoding 3,4-dihydroxy-2-butanone-4-phosphate synthase, translated as MTTNKTSEFKLNTIHEAIDDIRNGKVIIVVDDENRENEGDFVAAADKVTPQMINFMATHGRGLICTPLTENRCKELELNMMVRNNTDPMETAFTVSVDLRGNGVTTGISASDRAKTVKALIDPSTKPFELGRPGHIFPLVAKEGGVLRRTGHTEAAIDFARLAGLKPAGVIVEIMNEDGTMARLPELMEVAKRLDLKIVSIEDLVAYRMQHDSLIEKKEDFQIETRFGSFRLRAYQQTTNNQVHIALTKGQWKDNEPVLTRINSTLINNDILGTLTNNVDKQLDNMFKLINKNGKGAILFINQESQSMNILKRLSFLKENQKPNKISKAPKINMDNRDFGIGAQILHDLNIHKLNLMSNTEQTKRVGLIGYGLEIVDYVKY; from the coding sequence ATGACCACAAATAAAACTTCGGAATTTAAACTGAACACCATACACGAAGCTATAGACGATATAAGAAACGGCAAAGTTATTATTGTTGTTGATGACGAAAACCGTGAAAACGAAGGCGATTTTGTGGCCGCCGCCGATAAGGTTACGCCACAAATGATAAACTTTATGGCAACTCACGGCAGAGGGCTTATTTGTACACCACTTACCGAAAACAGATGCAAGGAGTTGGAGCTTAACATGATGGTGCGGAATAACACAGACCCGATGGAAACGGCCTTTACAGTATCCGTAGATTTAAGAGGCAACGGTGTAACCACAGGGATTTCAGCAAGTGATAGAGCCAAAACGGTTAAAGCTTTAATAGACCCAAGCACAAAACCTTTTGAGTTGGGCAGACCTGGGCACATTTTCCCTTTAGTAGCCAAGGAAGGTGGCGTATTACGACGTACGGGACACACCGAGGCAGCCATAGACTTTGCGCGTTTAGCTGGTTTAAAACCCGCTGGCGTTATTGTTGAAATAATGAATGAAGATGGTACCATGGCACGCTTGCCAGAACTCATGGAGGTAGCCAAAAGGCTGGATTTAAAAATTGTATCGATTGAGGATTTAGTGGCATACAGAATGCAACATGATTCTTTAATAGAGAAAAAAGAAGATTTTCAAATAGAAACGCGGTTTGGAAGTTTTCGATTAAGAGCCTACCAGCAAACCACAAATAATCAAGTGCATATCGCTCTAACAAAAGGACAATGGAAAGATAACGAGCCTGTGCTTACCAGAATTAATTCCACCTTAATTAATAACGATATTCTCGGTACGCTAACCAACAATGTTGATAAGCAATTAGACAATATGTTTAAGCTGATAAACAAAAATGGCAAAGGCGCCATTCTGTTTATAAACCAAGAGTCGCAGTCTATGAATATTTTAAAGCGTTTGTCTTTTTTAAAGGAAAACCAAAAACCAAATAAAATTTCAAAAGCACCAAAAATTAATATGGATAACCGCGATTTTGGTATTGGTGCTCAAATTCTGCATGACCTAAACATCCATAAATTAAACTTGATGTCCAACACCGAACAAACCAAACGTGTAGGTTTAATTGGTTATGGCTTAGAGATTGTAGATTACGTTAAATACTAA
- a CDS encoding T9SS type A sorting domain-containing protein, whose translation MKRLLHFSTFIFSFFICFTSFSQTYKVDEKRIYAWDAFASEWTHNLTEQFTYANGGTKETLLQGFSMPGMMLAYQDIKTYNTNNDIILDVGQIWNSVSLQWETTGQTTFTYDGSNNLIEELDQSYNAITQLYENAYRVLYEYSGSNIIKFTYQYWDTSAWVNEDKLDVTYTSGLPTQIINSVWNTTTNMWDLDERDTATYVGGLRTELIVETYNGSGWDLYERYSTTYSGSLEIEYIQQTWNGAVYVNSDRELSVYDGNDNKTEYIWYSWVSNAWEPYYKEEMDYSVAAPLSTNSFEQDSFKIYPNPASDVINIASNTTVDKMELYNVLGEKILQTSNSSKALNIEGLKSGLYILKVFNKNNSASKKIVVK comes from the coding sequence ATGAAACGACTTTTACACTTTTCAACATTTATTTTTTCTTTTTTTATATGTTTTACTAGTTTTTCGCAAACTTATAAAGTTGATGAAAAACGAATTTATGCATGGGATGCATTTGCATCAGAATGGACGCATAACCTAACCGAGCAGTTTACCTATGCCAATGGTGGTACTAAAGAAACACTTTTACAGGGATTTAGCATGCCCGGGATGATGTTAGCCTATCAAGATATTAAAACCTATAATACTAATAATGATATAATTTTAGATGTAGGGCAAATATGGAATAGCGTTTCACTGCAATGGGAAACTACAGGTCAAACTACTTTTACCTATGACGGTTCAAATAATTTAATTGAAGAATTAGATCAATCATACAATGCCATTACCCAACTCTATGAAAATGCGTATAGGGTTTTGTATGAGTATTCGGGATCGAATATTATTAAATTTACCTATCAATATTGGGATACATCTGCTTGGGTAAATGAAGATAAGCTCGATGTTACCTATACATCTGGATTGCCAACACAAATAATTAATAGTGTTTGGAATACGACAACCAATATGTGGGATTTGGATGAACGTGATACGGCGACTTATGTTGGTGGTTTGCGTACAGAACTTATTGTTGAAACTTACAATGGAAGCGGTTGGGATTTATATGAAAGATATTCAACCACATATTCAGGGTCACTAGAAATAGAGTATATACAACAAACTTGGAATGGGGCAGTTTATGTAAACTCTGATAGGGAATTAAGTGTCTATGATGGTAACGACAATAAAACTGAATATATTTGGTACAGTTGGGTGTCCAACGCGTGGGAACCCTATTATAAAGAAGAAATGGATTATTCGGTTGCGGCACCATTAAGCACGAATTCTTTTGAACAAGATAGCTTTAAAATATACCCTAATCCAGCTTCAGATGTTATAAATATAGCGTCTAATACAACTGTTGATAAAATGGAATTATACAATGTTTTAGGTGAAAAAATATTACAGACCTCAAACAGCTCTAAAGCATTAAATATTGAAGGTTTAAAGTCTGGACTTTATATATTAAAAGTGTTTAATAAAAATAATAGTGCATCTAAAAAAATAGTGGTAAAATAG
- a CDS encoding DUF819 domain-containing protein, with protein sequence MNLAEISSDIPLFSNDTIIFGVLAVTLALIFYSSSLPRFKKFYSIVPALLLCYFIPSILSSVGLIADKWIDVSATIKHLQSIYGNLDGVTNLHTLKEYAMVNQINPSEYSQFVGGSNLYYVASRFLLPASLVLLTMSIDLKGVFKLGSKALIMFLTATIGVMIGGPLAILFFKYVSPDILVSVEGTELWKGLSTVAGSWIGGGANQLAMKEQWEVGDSLFSIMAVVDVLVAEVWMIFLLLGVAKSDKIDKYFKADNSSITTLKNKMEKFSLETARVPSFNDFMILLGIGFGVTSIGHIVGDNLSVWIKENAPVLVDFGLGSSFFWLIITATTVGVIMSFTKIKSYEGAGASKIGTVFIYILVAAIGMKMNLNAIVENISLFGIGFVWMIIHVGLLFTVAKIIKAPYFFLAVGSKANIGGAASAPVVAGAFHPSLAPVGVLLAVLGYALGTYAAFACALMMKWVS encoded by the coding sequence ATGAATTTAGCAGAAATAAGCAGCGACATTCCTTTATTTTCAAACGACACTATTATTTTTGGTGTTTTAGCCGTAACCCTGGCACTCATCTTTTATTCATCGAGTTTACCCCGTTTTAAGAAGTTTTACAGTATTGTCCCTGCGCTTTTATTGTGTTATTTTATTCCATCCATATTAAGTTCCGTGGGATTGATAGCTGATAAATGGATTGATGTTTCGGCAACCATAAAGCATTTACAGTCAATTTACGGTAATTTAGATGGCGTTACCAATTTGCATACCTTAAAGGAATATGCGATGGTTAATCAAATCAATCCGTCGGAGTATTCACAATTCGTGGGTGGCAGTAATTTGTATTATGTGGCTTCTCGATTTTTACTGCCTGCTTCGTTGGTGCTTTTAACCATGAGTATCGATTTAAAAGGCGTGTTCAAACTCGGTTCCAAAGCCCTTATTATGTTTTTAACAGCGACCATCGGTGTTATGATTGGTGGACCGCTCGCTATTCTGTTTTTTAAGTATGTGTCACCAGATATTTTAGTTTCTGTAGAAGGCACCGAATTGTGGAAAGGCCTCTCAACCGTTGCGGGCAGTTGGATTGGTGGTGGTGCCAACCAATTAGCCATGAAAGAACAATGGGAAGTGGGTGATAGTTTATTTAGTATTATGGCGGTGGTTGACGTTTTGGTTGCTGAGGTTTGGATGATATTTTTATTACTTGGTGTCGCTAAATCTGATAAAATAGACAAATATTTTAAAGCTGATAACTCTTCGATTACCACCTTGAAAAACAAGATGGAAAAGTTTAGTTTAGAGACTGCTAGAGTGCCTTCATTTAACGACTTTATGATTCTTTTAGGAATCGGTTTTGGAGTGACTTCCATTGGGCATATTGTGGGAGATAACCTAAGCGTTTGGATAAAGGAAAACGCACCGGTTTTAGTTGATTTTGGACTGGGAAGCTCATTTTTCTGGCTCATTATTACAGCAACAACCGTTGGTGTTATTATGTCGTTTACCAAGATTAAAAGTTATGAAGGGGCTGGAGCCAGTAAAATAGGAACGGTGTTCATTTACATTCTGGTAGCGGCCATAGGCATGAAAATGAATTTAAACGCCATTGTGGAAAACATCAGTTTATTTGGCATTGGCTTTGTTTGGATGATTATTCACGTAGGTTTACTATTCACTGTCGCCAAAATCATTAAAGCACCATATTTCTTTTTGGCAGTAGGCTCTAAAGCCAATATTGGCGGTGCTGCCTCTGCACCCGTGGTTGCTGGTGCTTTTCACCCATCGTTGGCGCCTGTTGGGGTGTTGTTGGCGGTATTGGGTTATGCTTTAGGTACTTATGCGGCTTTTGCCTGTGCCTTAATGATGAAGTGGGTGAGTTAA
- a CDS encoding L-threonylcarbamoyladenylate synthase: protein MAEFIRIYEENPNPKAIEKVVAVLKRGGLIIYPTDTVYGLGCDITNIKALERVARIKQVKLEKANFSFVCHDLSNLSDYVKQIDTTTFKILKRALPGPYTFVLPGGKSLPNPFKKRKTVGIRVPNNNIALDIVKRLGNPIISTSIHDEDEVLEYTTDPELILEKWSNLVDLVIDGGYGDNEASTVIDLSEDEPIILREGKGSLEIF, encoded by the coding sequence ATGGCTGAGTTTATAAGAATATATGAAGAAAATCCCAATCCGAAAGCGATTGAAAAAGTGGTAGCTGTTTTAAAACGCGGCGGCCTAATAATTTATCCCACCGATACCGTGTACGGTTTAGGCTGCGATATTACCAATATAAAAGCTTTGGAACGGGTTGCGAGAATTAAACAAGTAAAACTTGAAAAAGCAAACTTTTCGTTTGTTTGCCACGATTTAAGCAACTTAAGCGATTATGTAAAACAAATAGATACAACAACTTTTAAAATTTTAAAACGTGCGCTTCCGGGGCCATATACCTTTGTGCTTCCCGGAGGAAAATCACTTCCAAATCCTTTTAAAAAGCGCAAAACAGTGGGTATTCGTGTGCCTAATAACAACATTGCTTTAGATATTGTTAAACGATTGGGCAACCCCATTATATCGACCTCTATTCACGATGAGGACGAAGTTTTGGAATACACCACCGATCCTGAATTAATATTGGAAAAATGGAGTAACTTAGTCGATTTGGTAATTGATGGCGGTTATGGCGATAATGAAGCTTCAACGGTTATAGACTTATCTGAAGACGAACCTATAATTCTTCGTGAAGGTAAAGGCAGTTTGGAGATTTTTTAA
- a CDS encoding alpha/beta hydrolase produces MKALKSTFLILFITLVALSCSNETATEDPIASLDPSKYYEELNISYGEDADQKFDLYLPANRTANTKVMVLVHGGGWSAGDKADMNPIKDLLRQDLPNLAIVNINYRLADENNAPYPMQMDDITTIINHLKDNKVNYTISETIGFIGTSAGAHLSLLWSYAFDANNSVNMVCSIVGPTNLTDPAYLNNTNPDLQELLDLYGENASTDFLEEASPYHQATVLSPPTILFYGGQDPLIPTTQGTDMRDQLQSLGVTHEFTLYPNAGHGWVGLELIDTWVKLKAFIINHL; encoded by the coding sequence ATGAAGGCACTTAAATCTACTTTCTTAATTCTATTTATAACACTTGTTGCTTTGAGCTGTTCAAACGAGACAGCCACCGAAGACCCCATTGCAAGTTTAGACCCTTCCAAATATTATGAGGAATTAAATATTTCTTACGGTGAAGATGCCGATCAAAAATTCGATTTGTATCTGCCCGCCAACAGAACGGCGAATACCAAAGTGATGGTTTTGGTACACGGTGGCGGTTGGTCTGCCGGTGATAAAGCTGACATGAATCCTATAAAAGATTTACTGCGTCAGGATTTACCCAACCTAGCTATTGTAAATATCAATTACCGATTGGCAGATGAAAACAACGCGCCTTATCCCATGCAAATGGATGATATTACAACCATCATCAATCATTTAAAAGATAATAAAGTAAATTACACCATTTCTGAAACTATCGGATTTATTGGCACGAGTGCAGGTGCGCATTTATCCTTACTTTGGAGTTACGCTTTTGATGCCAATAATAGTGTAAATATGGTATGCAGCATCGTAGGGCCTACAAACTTAACAGACCCCGCATATTTAAATAATACAAATCCAGATTTACAGGAATTGTTGGATTTGTATGGCGAAAATGCATCAACGGATTTTTTAGAAGAAGCCAGTCCGTACCACCAAGCGACTGTTCTATCGCCGCCAACTATTTTGTTTTATGGCGGACAAGACCCATTAATTCCAACAACGCAGGGTACCGATATGCGCGATCAGTTACAAAGCTTGGGCGTTACGCACGAGTTTACTTTATACCCAAATGCGGGACATGGTTGGGTTGGTTTAGAATTGATAGACACTTGGGTGAAACTTAAAGCTTTTATAATTAACCACTTGTAA
- a CDS encoding ATP-dependent helicase yields MEKYLSQLNDAQLEPTIQIEGPMIVIAGAGSGKTRVLTYRIAYMMSKGIDPFNILSLTFTNKAAREMKERIATIVGASEAKNLWMGTFHSVFAKILRIEADRLGYPSNFTIYDTQDSDRLIASIIKEMSLDKDIYKYKQVRSRISSYKNSLITVRAYFQNPELKEADAMARRPRMGDIYKEYVERCFKAGAMDFDDLLLKTNELLTRFPEVLAKYQNRFKYILVDEYQDTNHSQYLIVRALSDKFQNICVVGDDAQSIYAFRGANINNILNFQKDYDDVKVFRLEQNYRSTKNIVNAANSIIDKNQTKLEKIVWTANDEGDKIKVHRLLTDGDEGRYVASTIFETKMNHQLKNSDFAILYRTNAQSRAIEDALRKRDIKYRIYGGLSFYQRKEIKDVLSYLRLIINPADEEALKRVINFPPRGIGQTTMDKLIVSANGYNRTIFEVMKNIDKTDVKVNSGTKIKLQNFVTLIESYQVLNQTADVFELAEHVTRTSGLIREFNKDGTPEGVTRMENIEELLNGMKDFVEGQKEIADTTGNLAEFLEDVALATDLDADKGDADHVALMTIHLAKGLEFPYVFIVGLEEDLFPSAMSMNTRSELEEERRLFYVALTRAEKQAYLTYALSRYRWGKLIDSEPSRFIEEIDEQYLDIVTPIEERRFNPMLDADIFGDVEDSKVSPNKIRYKPAKKAVLKKGSTKRSQEKFQVTTPKNLKPVAKTDGNTNLFDSKLVVGNIVKHIRFGTGEVMKIEGKGADIKAEINFQHGGVKKLLLRFAKLEVVG; encoded by the coding sequence TTGGAGAAGTATTTAAGTCAGTTAAACGACGCACAATTAGAGCCCACCATCCAAATTGAAGGCCCCATGATAGTAATCGCTGGTGCGGGTTCTGGCAAAACGCGTGTGCTCACGTATCGCATTGCTTATATGATGAGTAAAGGGATTGACCCTTTTAATATTTTGTCGTTGACCTTTACCAATAAAGCGGCGCGAGAAATGAAAGAGCGTATCGCTACCATTGTTGGTGCTAGTGAAGCGAAGAATTTGTGGATGGGCACCTTTCACTCGGTATTTGCCAAAATATTGAGAATTGAAGCCGATAGATTGGGCTACCCAAGCAATTTCACGATTTACGACACACAGGATTCCGATAGGTTGATAGCTTCGATTATCAAGGAAATGAGCCTTGATAAAGATATTTATAAATACAAACAGGTGCGCTCACGAATTTCGTCGTATAAAAATAGTTTGATTACGGTGCGTGCTTATTTTCAAAATCCAGAATTAAAAGAAGCCGATGCTATGGCGCGTCGTCCACGAATGGGCGATATTTATAAAGAATACGTAGAGCGTTGTTTTAAAGCCGGCGCGATGGATTTTGATGATTTACTCCTGAAAACCAACGAGCTTTTAACGCGTTTCCCTGAAGTTCTGGCAAAATATCAAAACCGATTTAAGTATATTTTGGTGGATGAGTACCAAGATACCAACCACTCGCAGTATTTAATCGTGCGTGCCTTGTCGGATAAGTTTCAAAATATATGTGTGGTTGGTGATGATGCCCAAAGTATTTATGCCTTCCGTGGCGCGAATATTAATAATATTTTGAACTTTCAAAAGGATTACGATGATGTAAAAGTCTTTCGACTGGAACAAAATTACCGCTCAACAAAAAACATTGTCAATGCTGCAAATTCCATTATCGATAAAAACCAAACCAAGCTAGAGAAAATAGTTTGGACGGCTAATGATGAAGGGGATAAAATAAAAGTGCACCGCTTGTTAACCGATGGTGATGAAGGGCGTTATGTGGCCAGTACCATTTTTGAAACCAAAATGAATCACCAATTAAAAAACAGTGATTTTGCTATTTTATACCGTACCAACGCGCAGTCAAGAGCCATTGAAGATGCCTTGCGAAAGCGCGATATTAAATATAGAATTTATGGCGGATTGTCATTTTATCAACGCAAGGAAATAAAAGATGTGCTCTCGTATTTGCGACTCATTATTAATCCAGCGGATGAAGAGGCTTTAAAGCGGGTTATTAATTTTCCACCGCGCGGTATTGGGCAAACCACGATGGACAAGCTTATTGTTTCGGCAAATGGCTATAACCGAACCATTTTTGAGGTGATGAAAAACATCGATAAAACTGATGTAAAAGTGAATTCGGGCACCAAAATAAAATTGCAGAATTTTGTAACGCTTATTGAAAGTTATCAGGTTTTAAACCAAACCGCCGATGTTTTTGAATTGGCCGAACACGTTACCAGAACCAGTGGTTTAATAAGGGAATTCAATAAAGACGGGACGCCCGAAGGTGTTACCCGAATGGAAAATATCGAGGAGCTTTTAAACGGTATGAAGGATTTTGTTGAAGGCCAAAAAGAAATTGCCGATACCACGGGGAATTTAGCGGAGTTTTTAGAAGATGTTGCTTTGGCAACCGATTTGGATGCCGATAAAGGTGATGCCGACCACGTGGCGCTCATGACGATACATTTGGCAAAAGGTTTGGAGTTTCCGTATGTGTTTATTGTGGGCTTAGAGGAAGATCTGTTCCCGAGTGCGATGAGCATGAACACCCGTAGCGAACTCGAAGAGGAGCGGCGCCTGTTTTATGTGGCGTTAACACGAGCTGAAAAACAAGCGTATTTAACTTATGCCTTATCGCGTTACCGTTGGGGGAAATTGATTGATTCTGAACCCAGTCGTTTTATTGAAGAAATAGACGAGCAGTATTTGGATATTGTAACGCCCATTGAAGAACGCCGATTTAACCCCATGCTCGATGCCGATATTTTTGGCGATGTTGAAGACTCCAAAGTCAGCCCCAATAAAATTAGATACAAACCCGCAAAAAAGGCGGTATTAAAAAAAGGAAGTACAAAAAGGTCCCAAGAAAAATTCCAGGTAACAACGCCTAAAAACTTAAAGCCTGTTGCAAAAACAGACGGAAACACCAATCTATTTGACAGTAAATTGGTGGTTGGTAATATTGTAAAGCACATCAGGTTTGGGACAGGAGAAGTTATGAAAATAGAAGGCAAAGGCGCCGATATAAAAGCCGAAATTAATTTTCAGCACGGTGGCGTTAAAAAATTATTGTTGCGTTTTGCTAAGTTGGAAGTTGTGGGTTAG